A single Elaeis guineensis isolate ETL-2024a chromosome 15, EG11, whole genome shotgun sequence DNA region contains:
- the LOC140854109 gene encoding LOW QUALITY PROTEIN: nuclear transcription factor Y subunit B-3-like (The sequence of the model RefSeq protein was modified relative to this genomic sequence to represent the inferred CDS: deleted 1 base in 1 codon) — translation MADSDNESGGQNNSNAAGNSEFSSPREQDRFLPIANVSRIMKKALPANAKISKDAKETVQECVSEFISFITGEASDKCQREKRKTINGDDLLWAMTTLGFEEYVEPLKVYLHKFREMEGEKGSTSSSQSQHKEGGSGGAIGNSGGGGVGMYGGGGVEG, via the exons ATGGCGGATTCGGACAACGAGTCGGGAGGGCAGAACAACAGCAATGCGGCGGGGAACAGCGAGTTCTCGTCGCCCAGGGAGCAGGATCGCTTCCTGCCGATCGCGAACGTGAGCCGGATCATGAAGAAGGCCCTCCCGGCGAACGCCAAGATCTCCAAGGACGCCAAGGAGACGGTCCAGGAGTGCGTCTCCGAGTTCATCAGCTTCATCACCGGCGAGGCCTCCGACAAGTGCCAGCGGGAGAAGCGCAAGACCATCAACGGCGACGACCTCCTCTGGGCCATGACCACCCTCGGCTTCGAGGAGTACGTCGAACCCCTCAAGGTCTACCTCCACAAGTTCCGGGAGATGGAAGGCGAGAAGGGCAGCACCTCGTCGTCCCAATCCCAGCACAAGGAAGGAGGTAGCGGCGGCGCTATCGGTAACAGCGGCGGCGGCGGC GTCGGAATGTATGGTGGTGGTGGTGTGGAGGGATGA